One segment of Mycolicibacterium sp. YH-1 DNA contains the following:
- a CDS encoding SRPBCC family protein, whose product MHASVTVPMSAPAQTIWDLVSDVRNTGRFSPETFEAEWLDGATGPALGAKFRGHVRRNEIGPVYWTTCRVTACDPGREFGFEVLVGDRPVNNWHYRFEKVDGGTDVTESFRMTEGLFTSLFGVLGGQLRRRRNERDMRTTLQRIKAVVEADDPAV is encoded by the coding sequence ATGCATGCATCCGTGACGGTGCCTATGTCGGCACCCGCGCAGACCATCTGGGACCTCGTCTCCGACGTGCGGAACACCGGCAGGTTCTCCCCGGAGACCTTCGAAGCCGAATGGCTCGACGGTGCGACCGGTCCGGCGCTCGGCGCGAAGTTCCGCGGTCACGTCCGGCGCAATGAGATCGGTCCCGTCTACTGGACGACCTGCAGAGTGACAGCCTGTGATCCCGGCCGCGAGTTCGGCTTCGAGGTGCTCGTCGGCGACCGGCCGGTGAACAACTGGCACTACCGGTTCGAGAAGGTGGACGGCGGCACCGATGTCACCGAGTCATTCCGCATGACCGAGGGGCTTTTCACCTCGTTGTTCGGCGTGCTCGGCGGCCAGCTTCGACGACGACGCAACGAGCGCGACATGCGCACCACGTTGCAGCGGATCAAGGCCGTCGTCGAAGCCGACGATCCCGCGGTCTAG
- a CDS encoding TIGR03854 family LLM class F420-dependent oxidoreductase, with protein MKIRFGVGLAGDTAPEALPALVDRLEALGIDSLWFSELVYSNAVDPFVGMAFALSRTARLKVGTSVVVLPGRHPVLVAKQLASLAALAPKRVLPVFGLRSALPAERAAFVVPDGRRAAVFDESLRLLRAALESDGTSFSGEFFDVPTVAVQPRPAAGLDIWLGGSAPAGFQRIGRLADGWLGSFLTPDEARRGRVLIEEAAADAGRSIEPDHFGINLAVSDAGLSDDLTTAVRRRRPDVDPAELVADGWPALHRLIDGYLKAGLTKFVVRPADGASIDGFVDRFAAELLPREN; from the coding sequence ATGAAGATCCGCTTCGGCGTCGGATTGGCCGGCGACACCGCACCCGAGGCCCTGCCCGCACTCGTCGATCGACTCGAAGCACTCGGCATCGATTCACTGTGGTTCTCGGAGTTGGTGTACTCCAACGCGGTTGACCCGTTCGTCGGCATGGCGTTCGCCTTGTCCAGGACCGCGCGGCTCAAGGTCGGCACGTCAGTCGTGGTGCTACCCGGCCGCCATCCAGTCCTGGTCGCCAAGCAGTTGGCCTCATTGGCCGCGCTGGCACCCAAGCGGGTCCTTCCTGTGTTCGGGCTGCGTTCGGCACTGCCCGCCGAACGCGCGGCCTTCGTCGTGCCGGACGGACGCCGTGCGGCGGTCTTCGACGAGTCGTTGCGGTTGTTGAGGGCCGCTCTGGAATCCGACGGTACGAGCTTCTCGGGTGAGTTCTTCGATGTGCCGACGGTCGCGGTCCAACCCCGGCCTGCCGCGGGCCTCGACATCTGGCTTGGCGGCTCGGCGCCCGCAGGCTTCCAGCGCATCGGCCGTCTCGCGGACGGCTGGCTCGGCAGCTTCCTCACGCCCGACGAGGCGCGGCGCGGACGGGTGCTGATCGAGGAGGCGGCTGCTGATGCGGGGCGATCGATAGAACCCGACCACTTCGGCATCAACCTGGCGGTCAGCGACGCCGGACTCAGCGATGACCTCACCACAGCGGTACGCAGACGCAGACCCGACGTCGACCCCGCCGAACTGGTTGCCGACGGGTGGCCCGCGCTGCACCGCCTCATCGACGGCTACCTGAAGGCAGGCCTGACCAAATTCGTGGTCCGCCCCGCCGACGGCGCCTCGATCGATGGGTTCGTCGACCGGTTCGCCGCCGAACTCCTGCCCCGGGAGAACTGA
- a CDS encoding cyclopropane mycolic acid synthase family methyltransferase — protein MTDTKGLKPKFEDVQAHYDLSDDFFRLFLDSTQTYSCAYFERDDMTLEEAQLAKIDLSLGKLGLEPGMTLLDIGCGWGATLKRAIEKYDVNVVGLTLSKNQQAHVQGVLDQSDSPRTKRVLLEGWEQFHEPVDRIVSIGAFEHFGRERYDDFFKMAYAALPSGGVMMLHTIIKPSDAEFTERGLPLTMTKLKFFKFIMDEIFPGGELPHASKVEEHATKVGFELTRVQPLRLHYARTLGIWAAALQAHRDEAIAIQSEEVYNRYMKYLTGCEELFTEGYTDICQFTLRKD, from the coding sequence ATGACCGACACAAAAGGCCTGAAGCCGAAGTTCGAAGACGTACAGGCGCATTACGATCTGTCTGACGACTTCTTCCGGCTGTTCCTCGATTCGACGCAGACGTACAGCTGTGCGTACTTCGAACGCGACGATATGACGCTCGAAGAGGCGCAGCTCGCCAAGATCGACCTCTCACTGGGCAAGCTGGGCCTCGAGCCGGGCATGACGCTGCTCGACATCGGCTGCGGCTGGGGCGCGACCCTGAAGCGCGCCATCGAGAAGTATGACGTCAACGTTGTCGGCTTGACGCTGAGCAAGAATCAGCAGGCCCACGTGCAGGGCGTGCTCGATCAGTCGGACAGTCCACGCACCAAGCGCGTACTCCTGGAGGGCTGGGAGCAATTCCACGAGCCCGTCGACCGCATCGTGTCGATCGGGGCCTTCGAGCACTTCGGTCGCGAGCGCTACGACGACTTCTTCAAGATGGCCTACGCGGCGCTGCCCAGCGGCGGCGTGATGATGCTGCACACCATCATCAAGCCAAGCGATGCGGAGTTCACCGAACGCGGGCTGCCTCTGACCATGACGAAGCTCAAATTCTTCAAATTCATCATGGATGAGATCTTCCCGGGCGGTGAGCTGCCCCACGCCTCCAAGGTCGAGGAGCACGCGACCAAGGTCGGCTTCGAACTCACGCGGGTACAGCCACTCCGGCTGCATTACGCCCGCACGTTGGGCATCTGGGCGGCGGCGCTCCAGGCCCACCGCGACGAGGCCATCGCCATCCAGTCCGAAGAGGTCTACAACCGGTACATGAAGTACCTCACCGGCTGTGAGGAACTCTTCACCGAGGGCTACACCGACATCTGCCAGTTCACGCTGCGCAAGGACTGA
- a CDS encoding thiol-disulfide oxidoreductase DCC family protein, translating into MTGTLYFDGVCGMCTRAVNRIVRMNRTGDLEICPFQQAGTAELLGVSEERMYESSWWRDSTGTVYAGAEAINAALAAAWGTRLPLRVYRLPGVGRLQEAVYRWVASHRYRFPGTTPYCESHPVAC; encoded by the coding sequence ATGACTGGAACGCTGTACTTCGACGGCGTATGTGGCATGTGCACGCGCGCCGTGAACCGAATCGTCCGAATGAACCGGACGGGCGATCTCGAAATCTGCCCGTTTCAGCAGGCGGGCACAGCCGAACTGCTGGGTGTTTCCGAGGAGCGGATGTACGAGTCCTCTTGGTGGCGCGACTCGACGGGCACGGTGTATGCCGGAGCCGAGGCGATCAACGCTGCGCTGGCCGCCGCATGGGGCACTCGACTTCCGCTTCGCGTCTACCGATTGCCCGGGGTGGGCAGGCTGCAGGAAGCTGTCTACCGGTGGGTCGCCTCGCACCGCTACCGGTTCCCCGGGACCACGCCGTATTGCGAGTCACACCCCGTTGCCTGCTGA
- the speB gene encoding agmatinase: MSHEHDDGPQRDLPRGMAEQLDLPYSGLATFGHRPFLTETEQLDSWRPDVAIVGAPFDVATTNRPGARFGPRAIRATAYEPGTYHLDLGLEIFDWLEVVDFGDAHCPHGLTEVSHNNIRERVHAVASRGIVPVVLGGDHSITWPSATAVADVHGYGNVGIVHFDAHADTADIIDGNLASHGTPMRRLIESGAVPGTHFVQVGLRGYWPPQDTFEWMLEQGMVWHTMQEIWERGFKAVMADAVGEALAKADKLYVSVDIDVLDPAHAPGTGTPEPGGITSADLLRMVRRLCYEHDVAGVDVVEVSPAYDHAELTVNAAHRVVLEALAGMAARRRDAAGGTAGPPARPGAQS, translated from the coding sequence ATGAGCCACGAGCACGACGACGGGCCGCAACGCGACCTGCCGCGCGGCATGGCCGAACAGCTCGACCTGCCGTACTCCGGGCTGGCCACCTTCGGGCACCGTCCGTTCCTCACCGAGACCGAGCAACTCGACTCCTGGCGTCCCGACGTGGCCATCGTGGGAGCGCCGTTCGACGTGGCGACGACCAACCGGCCGGGTGCACGGTTCGGCCCGAGGGCGATCCGTGCCACGGCGTACGAGCCGGGGACCTATCACCTCGATCTGGGGCTGGAGATATTCGACTGGCTCGAGGTCGTCGACTTCGGTGATGCACACTGCCCACACGGCCTTACCGAGGTGTCCCACAACAACATTCGGGAGAGAGTGCACGCCGTCGCCTCGCGCGGCATAGTGCCCGTCGTCCTCGGCGGCGATCACTCCATAACGTGGCCCTCGGCCACCGCGGTTGCCGACGTGCACGGTTACGGCAACGTGGGCATCGTCCACTTCGACGCACACGCCGACACCGCCGACATCATCGACGGCAACCTCGCCAGCCACGGCACGCCCATGCGGCGCCTGATCGAGTCGGGTGCCGTGCCCGGCACGCACTTCGTGCAGGTCGGCCTGCGCGGGTACTGGCCGCCGCAGGACACCTTCGAGTGGATGCTCGAACAGGGCATGGTGTGGCACACCATGCAGGAGATCTGGGAGCGCGGATTCAAGGCTGTCATGGCCGACGCGGTCGGCGAGGCACTCGCCAAGGCCGACAAGCTCTATGTGTCAGTGGACATCGACGTCCTCGACCCGGCGCACGCCCCGGGCACCGGCACACCCGAGCCCGGCGGCATCACCAGTGCCGACCTGCTGCGGATGGTGCGCCGGCTCTGCTACGAGCACGATGTCGCCGGCGTCGACGTCGTCGAGGTCAGCCCTGCCTACGACCATGCCGAACTGACGGTCAACGCCGCGCACCGCGTGGTGCTGGAGGCACTCGCGGGTATGGCAGCGCGCCGCCGGGACGCGGCAGGCGGTACAGCGGGCCCTCCTGCGCGCCCAGGCGCACAATCGTGA
- a CDS encoding thioesterase family protein, translating to MSQPFSLPVVPRYAEIDQQGVVFNGHYLTWFDEASTAFFDRLGVSFPELASAGYDVQVVHAEIDYLAPVRWRDTVRVGVVCEAIGTTSFTLGFEVWRCGAGDSAERIAVHGRNVYVVVSTQDWTKRAIPDLLRDALISVAAQRLTPGGTLGQ from the coding sequence GTGAGTCAGCCGTTCTCTCTTCCGGTCGTCCCCCGCTACGCCGAGATCGACCAGCAGGGGGTGGTGTTCAACGGCCACTACCTCACGTGGTTCGACGAGGCGTCGACCGCGTTCTTCGACCGCCTCGGCGTGTCATTTCCCGAGCTGGCGTCCGCCGGTTACGACGTTCAGGTGGTGCACGCCGAGATCGACTACCTCGCGCCGGTCCGCTGGCGAGACACTGTGCGTGTGGGCGTGGTGTGCGAGGCCATCGGGACGACGAGTTTTACGCTGGGCTTCGAGGTGTGGCGGTGCGGCGCAGGTGATTCGGCCGAGCGAATCGCCGTCCACGGGCGCAACGTCTACGTCGTGGTGTCCACACAGGACTGGACCAAGCGAGCGATACCGGACCTTCTGCGTGACGCATTGATTTCCGTTGCGGCCCAACGGCTGACGCCAGGCGGTACCCTCGGCCAATGA
- a CDS encoding threonine/serine dehydratase → MQLVTLEDIGAAAERIRGSVLRTPLVPAPWADPDRPLWIKPENLQSIGAFKVRGAFNAIGSLDAQTRARGVVAYSSGNHAQAVAYAAAAYAIPAHIVMPEETPNVKVAATRGHGAEVVLCAAGQRERVAEEVVAKTGGVLIPPFDHPDVIAGQGTIGLEIAQDLPDVETVLVPVSGGGLASGVGTAIKALCPRARVIGVEPDLAADTAEALRVGHRVDWSIEDRNRTIADGLRSQPSALTFAHLQRVLDDVITVPENDIRAAVRELAERAHLVSEPSGAVTLAAYRAAATPPGRTVAILSGGNIEPAMLAGILAN, encoded by the coding sequence GTGCAACTCGTCACGTTGGAAGACATCGGCGCCGCCGCGGAACGGATCAGGGGTTCGGTACTGCGCACACCGCTGGTGCCCGCGCCGTGGGCCGACCCGGACCGGCCGCTGTGGATCAAGCCCGAGAACCTGCAGTCGATCGGAGCGTTCAAGGTCAGGGGCGCGTTCAACGCTATCGGGTCACTCGATGCGCAGACCCGGGCCAGGGGAGTCGTCGCGTACTCCAGCGGTAACCACGCCCAGGCGGTCGCCTACGCGGCGGCGGCGTACGCCATCCCGGCTCACATCGTCATGCCGGAGGAGACCCCGAACGTGAAGGTGGCTGCCACCCGCGGGCACGGCGCCGAGGTCGTGTTGTGCGCGGCAGGGCAACGCGAGAGGGTCGCCGAGGAGGTGGTCGCCAAGACGGGCGGCGTCCTGATACCTCCCTTCGACCACCCGGACGTTATCGCGGGGCAGGGCACCATCGGGCTGGAGATCGCGCAGGACCTGCCTGACGTCGAAACCGTGCTCGTCCCCGTCAGCGGCGGTGGCCTGGCCTCCGGTGTCGGCACGGCGATCAAGGCCTTGTGTCCGCGGGCCAGGGTTATCGGCGTCGAGCCCGACCTGGCCGCCGACACCGCCGAGGCGCTGCGTGTCGGTCACCGCGTCGACTGGTCGATCGAGGACCGCAACCGGACGATCGCCGACGGGCTGCGATCGCAGCCCTCGGCGCTGACCTTCGCTCATCTGCAGCGAGTGCTCGATGATGTGATCACGGTGCCGGAGAACGACATCAGGGCCGCTGTCCGCGAACTGGCCGAGCGCGCGCATCTGGTCAGCGAGCCCAGCGGGGCCGTCACGTTGGCGGCGTACCGCGCGGCCGCGACCCCGCCAGGTCGTACGGTGGCGATTCTCTCGGGTGGCAACATCGAGCCCGCCATGCTGGCCGGGATCCTGGCCAACTGA
- a CDS encoding peptide MFS transporter: MTAGSHTEQPAQRTVFGHPIGLVNLFGVELWERFSFYGMLTILGYYLYYSVTDGGLGLPQSTGTGIVGAYGGLVYLSTVLGGWVADRLLGMERTVFYGGVVVMVGHIALAVLPGLSGVGIGLVLVALGSGALKANASSLLGTLYDRGDARADGGFTLFYLGINLGAFVGPLITGLLQTHVGFHYGFGAAAIGMALGLVQYVAFRRNLGEYGREVPNPLPHNRIAMYIGIAVAGLVVIAAVIATGLVTLANLSQVTTGVIVVAAIAYFAVMLTSPKVAPIERTRVRAFIPLFIANAVFWSLFQQIFTVLAVYSDERMNWSIFGWTAPSSWVGSIEPVWIIALSPLFAVMWTRLGNRAPTTPRKFAYGVIGMGAAFLLFLPMAGTTGRAVPALLVFAILGVFAVSELMISPIGLAVTTQLAPQAFRAQMMALYFFSVGLGTALSGVFAGYYDPSREFAYFGILGAVAIAVGIVVLALSGWVSRLMEGVH; encoded by the coding sequence ATGACAGCGGGCAGTCACACCGAGCAACCAGCGCAACGCACCGTATTCGGACACCCGATAGGCCTGGTCAACCTGTTCGGGGTCGAGTTGTGGGAGCGCTTCTCCTTCTACGGCATGCTCACGATCCTCGGCTACTACCTCTACTACTCGGTCACCGACGGCGGACTCGGGTTACCGCAGAGCACCGGCACCGGGATCGTCGGCGCCTACGGCGGGCTGGTGTACCTGTCCACGGTGCTCGGGGGGTGGGTCGCCGACCGCCTGCTGGGGATGGAACGCACCGTGTTCTACGGCGGGGTGGTGGTCATGGTCGGCCACATCGCGCTAGCCGTTCTGCCCGGGCTCTCCGGTGTCGGGATCGGCCTCGTCCTGGTCGCGCTGGGCTCCGGGGCGCTGAAGGCCAACGCGTCATCACTGCTTGGCACGCTCTACGACCGGGGTGATGCCCGAGCGGATGGCGGATTCACCCTCTTCTACCTGGGTATCAATCTCGGCGCCTTTGTCGGGCCCCTGATCACCGGACTGCTGCAGACGCACGTCGGCTTCCACTACGGATTCGGTGCGGCCGCGATCGGCATGGCGTTGGGACTGGTGCAGTACGTCGCGTTCCGGCGCAACCTGGGCGAATACGGTCGGGAAGTACCGAATCCACTGCCGCACAACAGAATCGCGATGTACATCGGTATCGCGGTGGCGGGGCTCGTCGTGATCGCCGCGGTGATCGCCACCGGGCTGGTGACGCTGGCGAACCTGTCTCAGGTGACGACGGGGGTGATCGTGGTGGCGGCCATCGCCTACTTCGCCGTCATGCTGACGAGCCCGAAGGTCGCACCGATAGAGCGCACCCGCGTGCGGGCGTTCATCCCGCTGTTCATCGCCAACGCCGTGTTCTGGTCGCTGTTCCAGCAGATCTTCACCGTCCTCGCGGTGTACTCCGACGAGCGGATGAACTGGTCGATCTTCGGCTGGACGGCGCCATCGAGCTGGGTCGGCTCAATCGAACCGGTGTGGATCATTGCGCTGTCACCGCTGTTCGCGGTGATGTGGACGCGGCTCGGAAACCGGGCGCCGACGACCCCGCGCAAGTTCGCCTACGGCGTCATCGGCATGGGCGCGGCGTTCCTGTTGTTCCTGCCGATGGCAGGCACTACCGGGCGTGCGGTGCCTGCGCTGCTGGTCTTCGCCATTCTGGGCGTTTTCGCGGTGTCGGAGCTGATGATCTCCCCGATCGGTCTCGCCGTGACCACCCAACTCGCCCCGCAGGCCTTCCGGGCCCAGATGATGGCGCTCTACTTCTTCTCGGTCGGGTTGGGCACGGCGTTGTCAGGTGTGTTCGCCGGCTACTACGACCCGTCGCGCGAGTTCGCGTACTTCGGCATCCTGGGCGCCGTCGCGATTGCCGTGGGAATCGTGGTGTTGGCGCTGTCTGGATGGGTGAGCAGGCTGATGGAGGGCGTGCACTAG
- a CDS encoding Pr6Pr family membrane protein encodes MAPPSQAREGLRLTLRLTIVLAVALALVLVETSSRSGVSWRLITFTYQANILAAAYYAWTLCSPRADARSGLRGAVVLYVVAAGVVWNLFLTGHSMGYTPANFLLHVAVPVLAVIDWVVVGQGRNPVRWWQPVAWLSYPAAYGALAFLVLNNAGRRAPYYFLDPGSVGVASVLVNVGLLAAGFLGLGYLLVGLARATSANA; translated from the coding sequence TTGGCACCACCATCGCAGGCCCGGGAGGGCCTTCGCCTCACGCTCCGACTGACCATCGTGCTTGCGGTCGCGCTGGCGCTCGTCCTGGTCGAGACGTCGTCACGGTCGGGTGTGTCGTGGCGCCTGATCACATTCACCTACCAGGCCAACATCCTTGCCGCGGCCTACTACGCGTGGACGCTGTGCTCGCCGAGGGCGGACGCCCGCTCCGGCCTGCGTGGCGCGGTCGTGCTCTACGTCGTCGCCGCGGGTGTGGTGTGGAATCTGTTCCTCACCGGACACAGCATGGGCTACACGCCCGCGAATTTCCTTCTGCACGTGGCAGTTCCGGTGCTGGCCGTGATCGACTGGGTGGTGGTCGGCCAGGGGCGGAATCCGGTGCGGTGGTGGCAGCCGGTCGCGTGGTTGTCCTACCCGGCGGCCTACGGTGCGCTCGCGTTTCTGGTACTGAACAACGCAGGCAGGCGAGCGCCGTACTACTTCCTGGATCCGGGAAGCGTCGGTGTGGCGTCCGTATTGGTGAACGTGGGCCTTCTCGCCGCGGGGTTCCTCGGTCTGGGCTATTTGCTCGTCGGTCTGGCGCGCGCGACCTCGGCTAACGCTTGA
- a CDS encoding L,D-transpeptidase family protein: MNLRTALSRVLAAAGTATLLLGASTGIGVSAVPQPTPVANISPGPGDVVGVAAAVTVTFAGPVANRAAVERSIGFSSTDTPTGTFSWLDNDVLQWTPKEFWPAHSEITVSVGGAKTSFETSAAVVGVADIDAHTFTVSIDDQVVREMPASMGKPKFPTPTGTFSVLGKENVVVMDSRTIGIPLSDPEGYKLTVYDAVRVTWGGVYVHGAPWSTGSQGYANVSHGCINLSPDNAAWYFDNVSIGDPIIIRA, translated from the coding sequence ATGAACTTGCGTACAGCGCTATCGCGTGTGCTGGCAGCGGCGGGGACCGCAACCCTGCTACTCGGGGCCTCGACGGGTATCGGGGTCTCGGCGGTGCCGCAGCCGACCCCCGTAGCGAACATCTCACCGGGCCCCGGTGATGTCGTCGGCGTCGCTGCCGCGGTGACGGTCACCTTCGCGGGGCCGGTGGCCAACCGCGCCGCGGTCGAGCGCAGCATCGGGTTCTCTTCGACCGACACCCCCACGGGCACGTTCTCGTGGCTCGACAACGACGTCCTGCAGTGGACGCCCAAGGAGTTCTGGCCCGCACACTCGGAGATCACGGTGTCCGTCGGTGGCGCCAAGACCAGCTTCGAGACAAGTGCGGCGGTGGTCGGCGTCGCCGATATCGACGCGCACACCTTCACGGTGAGCATCGATGACCAGGTCGTCCGCGAGATGCCGGCATCGATGGGCAAGCCCAAGTTCCCGACGCCGACGGGCACGTTCTCCGTGTTGGGGAAGGAGAACGTGGTCGTGATGGACTCACGCACCATCGGTATCCCGCTGAGCGACCCGGAGGGTTACAAGCTCACGGTCTACGACGCGGTTCGCGTGACCTGGGGTGGCGTCTACGTGCATGGTGCGCCGTGGTCCACGGGGTCGCAGGGCTACGCCAACGTGAGCCACGGGTGCATCAACCTGAGCCCCGACAACGCCGCGTGGTACTTCGACAACGTCAGCATCGGGGATCCGATCATCATCCGCGCGTAG
- a CDS encoding sterol desaturase family protein: MTNGRRGFTLADAFAEFWRHPSPWMIGATWLAAVAARAAVGDWQPTDALVPLAMLAVFPFFEWMVHVFVLHWRPRSLGGITVDSLLARKHREHHVDPRDVPLIFIPWPALLWVLPAAVAIALLAFPRPGLGLTFLVFLATLGIVYEWCHYLIHSDYKPKTAAYRAVWRNHRHHHFKNEHYWFTVTTAGTADRVLGTNPDPSTVAASPTVKNLHEATRG, encoded by the coding sequence ATGACGAACGGACGACGAGGCTTCACGCTGGCGGACGCGTTCGCCGAGTTCTGGCGTCACCCCTCGCCGTGGATGATCGGCGCCACCTGGCTCGCCGCGGTCGCCGCGCGGGCTGCCGTCGGCGACTGGCAGCCCACCGACGCGCTGGTCCCCCTGGCGATGCTCGCGGTGTTCCCGTTCTTCGAATGGATGGTGCACGTCTTCGTACTGCATTGGCGGCCACGGAGTCTCGGCGGGATCACAGTCGACTCCCTGCTGGCCCGCAAGCATCGCGAGCACCACGTGGACCCCCGCGACGTGCCGCTGATCTTCATCCCGTGGCCCGCGCTGTTGTGGGTCCTGCCTGCGGCGGTCGCGATCGCCCTGTTGGCCTTTCCGCGGCCCGGCCTGGGGTTGACCTTCCTGGTGTTCCTCGCGACACTCGGCATCGTCTACGAGTGGTGCCACTACCTGATCCACAGTGACTACAAGCCCAAGACCGCGGCCTACCGCGCGGTGTGGCGCAACCACCGCCACCATCACTTCAAGAACGAGCACTACTGGTTCACCGTCACGACCGCGGGTACGGCCGATCGGGTTCTGGGCACCAACCCGGATCCATCAACCGTGGCTGCCTCACCGACGGTGAAGAACCTGCACGAGGCTACGCGCGGATGA
- a CDS encoding FadR/GntR family transcriptional regulator, whose amino-acid sequence MALQPVNRRSVPEDVFEQIVSEVLSGDMQPGEALPSERRLAEVLGVSRPAIREALKRLTAAGLVEIRQGDATTVRDFRRHAGLDLLPRLLVRAGEVDVAVVRSILETRLHNGPKVAELAARRRTPELPDILDATIAALGAEQDPIARQRHALAFWDHIVDGADSIAFRLMYNTLRATYEPALPALAALMAEEVGRPENYRLVADAIRAGDPDTAERAARALLEPATLAMLGAITTLEDGQ is encoded by the coding sequence ATGGCGCTGCAACCTGTCAACCGCCGATCGGTACCCGAGGACGTCTTCGAGCAGATCGTCAGCGAGGTCCTCAGCGGCGATATGCAACCCGGTGAGGCACTCCCCAGTGAACGCCGGCTCGCCGAGGTGCTCGGGGTCTCGCGGCCGGCGATCCGGGAGGCACTCAAGCGACTCACCGCCGCAGGCCTCGTCGAGATTCGACAGGGCGACGCCACCACGGTCCGCGACTTTCGGCGCCACGCAGGTCTGGACCTGCTCCCCCGGCTGCTGGTGCGCGCCGGCGAGGTAGACGTCGCGGTGGTTCGCAGCATCCTGGAGACCCGCCTGCACAACGGACCGAAGGTCGCCGAACTCGCGGCGCGCCGCCGAACGCCCGAACTGCCCGACATCCTGGACGCGACGATCGCCGCGCTGGGCGCCGAACAGGATCCGATCGCGCGGCAGCGTCACGCCCTGGCCTTCTGGGATCACATCGTCGACGGTGCGGACTCGATCGCCTTCCGGTTGATGTACAACACCCTGCGAGCCACCTACGAGCCCGCACTTCCCGCGCTCGCGGCGTTGATGGCCGAGGAGGTCGGACGCCCGGAGAACTACCGCCTGGTGGCCGACGCGATCCGCGCGGGCGATCCCGACACCGCCGAGCGTGCCGCGCGCGCCCTGCTCGAGCCGGCCACCCTGGCCATGCTCGGCGCGATCACCACATTGGAGGACGGCCAATGA
- a CDS encoding peroxidase-related enzyme (This protein belongs to a clade of uncharacterized proteins related to peroxidases such as the alkylhydroperoxidase AhpD.) yields MTATADAPAANATSPSPGRVSRLRVPDLDELTTPGVRGFFSRQQRDEGLTSNWFRALSLNEADLERLNGYLLPLLGTDGRGGLSAREREVIATVVSGENRCAYCHTNHANKLGKLAGDWSFGQRVAIDHHQVAELTDRERALGDLAVAVNNHPQSIRDADLDHLRDLGLDDHQILEGISIAAFIGATNRIGVALAVPPNPEYTGIPS; encoded by the coding sequence ATGACCGCCACCGCCGACGCACCCGCCGCCAACGCCACCTCACCATCGCCCGGTCGGGTGTCGCGGTTGCGCGTGCCCGATCTCGACGAGCTGACCACCCCCGGTGTGCGCGGCTTCTTCTCCCGCCAGCAGCGCGATGAGGGGTTGACCTCCAACTGGTTTCGCGCGCTGTCACTCAACGAGGCTGACCTCGAGCGGCTCAACGGCTACCTGCTCCCCCTGCTCGGAACCGATGGTCGCGGCGGGCTGTCCGCGCGCGAACGCGAGGTGATCGCGACGGTGGTGTCGGGCGAGAACCGGTGCGCCTACTGCCACACCAACCACGCCAACAAACTCGGCAAGCTGGCCGGTGACTGGTCGTTTGGCCAGCGCGTCGCGATCGATCACCACCAGGTCGCCGAACTCACCGATCGTGAGCGAGCACTCGGCGATCTGGCCGTGGCGGTCAACAACCATCCGCAGTCGATCCGCGACGCCGACCTGGACCACCTGCGCGATCTCGGTCTCGACGATCACCAGATCCTGGAGGGCATCTCGATCGCCGCATTCATCGGTGCGACCAACCGCATCGGGGTGGCGTTGGCGGTACCGCCGAACCCCGAGTACACCGGCATCCCCTCCTAG